A genomic window from Rattus norvegicus strain BN/NHsdMcwi chromosome 9, GRCr8, whole genome shotgun sequence includes:
- the Polh gene encoding DNA polymerase eta isoform X2, producing the protein MPIRKIRSLGGKLGASVIDVLGVEYMGDLTQFTEAQLQSHFGEKNGSWLYAMCRGIEHEPVKPRQLPKTIGCSKNFPGKTALATREQVQWWLLQLALELEERLTKDRTDNGRVATQLVVSIRVEGDKRLSSLRRCCALTRYDAHKMSQDAFATIRNCNTSGVQTEWSPPLTMLFLCATKFSASAPPACTDITVFLSSDSGCQPKVPAASSGTRTQEPGPAAPTSKEAATSLESFFQKAAKRQRMRETSFVPPKVAVEKSSSKPSLLFQTSGSPGTKSFFKQKSLLLQHTELSNAAAPCPPQASSAVQPSRLPTDRADSRASCEEVCKPVSSKAVSTEVNVAGNSSLAYNSQEMTQRAAEDQVLCEKCDSLVPVWDMPEHLDYHFALELQKSFLQPCTSKPQAVPVSPQGKRNPKSPLASSNKRLRPHGMQTLESFFKPLTH; encoded by the exons ATGCCAATCCGTAAAAT CCGAAGTCTTGGAGGAAAGCTTGGGGCTTCTGTCATTGACGTCCTTGGGGTAGAATACATGGGTGACCTGACCCAGTTCACTGAAGCCCAGCTCCAGAGTCATTTTGGAGAGAAGAATGG GTCTTGGCTGTATGCCATGTGCCGAGGCATTGAACACGAGCCAGTTAAACCCAGGCAGTTACCTAAAACTATTGGCTGTAGCAAGAACTTCCCAGGGAAAACAGCTCTGGCTACTCGGGAACAG GTACAGTGGTGGCTTCTGCAGTTAGCCCTGGAACTTGAGGAGAGACTAACCAAAGACCGGACTGAC AATGGCAGGGTGGCCACTCAGTTGGTCGTCAGTATTCGTGTTGAAGGAGACAAGCGTCTCAGCAGCCTGCGTCGGTGCTGTGCCCTCACTCGCTATGACGCTCACAAGATGAGCCAGGACGCATTTGCTACTATCAGGAACTGTAACACATCTGGAGTCCAGACTGAGTG GTCCCCTCCTCTCACAATGCTCTTCCTCTGTGCTACCAAGTTCTCTGCTTCCGCCCCTCCAGCCTGCACGGATATCACTGTATTCCTGAGCAGTGACTCCGGTTGTCAGCCAAAGGTGCCAGCTGCCAGCTCGGGGACCAGGACTCAGGAACCTGGCCCGGCTGCACCCACCTCTAAAGAGGCAGCCACATCCCTAGAGTCTTTTTTTCAAAAGGCTGCCAagaggcagagaatgagagagactTCCTTTGTACCTCCTAAGGTGGCCGTGGAGAAGTCATCATCCAAGCCTTCCCTTCTGTTCCAAACCAGCGGAAGCCCAGGAACTAAGTCTTTCTTCAAGCAGAAGAGTCTGCTGCTACAGCACACAGAGCTGAGCAATGCTGCAGCTCCATGCCCTCCACAGGCCAGCTCTGCAGTGCAACCAAGCCGTCTCCCCACAGACCGTGCAGACAGCCGTGCTTCTTGTGAAGAAGTGTGCAAGCCGGTATCCTCTAAAGCAGTttctacagaagtgaatgtggcTGGGAACAGTTCTTTAGCTTACAACTCGCAGGAGATGACCCAAAGGGCAGCTGAGGACCAAGTGCTGTGTGAGAAGTGTGACTCCCTGGTCCCAGTATGGGACATGCCAGAGCACCTGGACTACCATTTTGCACTGGAGTTGCAGAAGTCTTTTTTGCAGCCTTGTACTTCAAAACCCCAGGCTGTCCCCGTGTCTCCTCAGGGCAAAAGAAATCCCAAGAGTCCTTTGGCTTCCAGTAATAAACGCCTTAGGCCCCACGGCATGCAGACACTGGAATCATTTTTTAAGCCATTGACACATTAG
- the Polh gene encoding DNA polymerase eta isoform X1, with protein sequence MMLRSYVQIFCWHKFVSPVGKLTSPKDIRKQGLLQWLGSLEKDDPTSPDLRLTVGAVIVEEMRAAIERKTGFQCSAGISHNKVLAKLACGLNKPNRQTLVSHGSVPQLFSQMPIRKIRSLGGKLGASVIDVLGVEYMGDLTQFTEAQLQSHFGEKNGSWLYAMCRGIEHEPVKPRQLPKTIGCSKNFPGKTALATREQVQWWLLQLALELEERLTKDRTDNGRVATQLVVSIRVEGDKRLSSLRRCCALTRYDAHKMSQDAFATIRNCNTSGVQTEWSPPLTMLFLCATKFSASAPPACTDITVFLSSDSGCQPKVPAASSGTRTQEPGPAAPTSKEAATSLESFFQKAAKRQRMRETSFVPPKVAVEKSSSKPSLLFQTSGSPGTKSFFKQKSLLLQHTELSNAAAPCPPQASSAVQPSRLPTDRADSRASCEEVCKPVSSKAVSTEVNVAGNSSLAYNSQEMTQRAAEDQVLCEKCDSLVPVWDMPEHLDYHFALELQKSFLQPCTSKPQAVPVSPQGKRNPKSPLASSNKRLRPHGMQTLESFFKPLTH encoded by the exons atgatgctaagaagttaTGTCCAGATCTTCTGCTGGCACAAGTTCGTGAGTCCCGTGGGAAAGCTAACCTCACCAA AGGATATTCGAAAACAAGGCTTACTTCAATGGCTTGGTTCTCTTGAGAAAGATGATCCCACCTCTCCAGACCTACGGCTGACGGTGGGTGCGGTGATTGTGGAAGAAATGAGAGCAGCCATAGAgaggaagactggctttcagtGCTCAGCCGGGATTTCACACAATAAG GTCCTGGCAAAACTTGCTTGTGGACTAAACAAGCCCAACCGCCAAACCCTGGTCTCACATGGGTCAGTGCCACAGCTCTTCAGCCAGATGCCAATCCGTAAAAT CCGAAGTCTTGGAGGAAAGCTTGGGGCTTCTGTCATTGACGTCCTTGGGGTAGAATACATGGGTGACCTGACCCAGTTCACTGAAGCCCAGCTCCAGAGTCATTTTGGAGAGAAGAATGG GTCTTGGCTGTATGCCATGTGCCGAGGCATTGAACACGAGCCAGTTAAACCCAGGCAGTTACCTAAAACTATTGGCTGTAGCAAGAACTTCCCAGGGAAAACAGCTCTGGCTACTCGGGAACAG GTACAGTGGTGGCTTCTGCAGTTAGCCCTGGAACTTGAGGAGAGACTAACCAAAGACCGGACTGAC AATGGCAGGGTGGCCACTCAGTTGGTCGTCAGTATTCGTGTTGAAGGAGACAAGCGTCTCAGCAGCCTGCGTCGGTGCTGTGCCCTCACTCGCTATGACGCTCACAAGATGAGCCAGGACGCATTTGCTACTATCAGGAACTGTAACACATCTGGAGTCCAGACTGAGTG GTCCCCTCCTCTCACAATGCTCTTCCTCTGTGCTACCAAGTTCTCTGCTTCCGCCCCTCCAGCCTGCACGGATATCACTGTATTCCTGAGCAGTGACTCCGGTTGTCAGCCAAAGGTGCCAGCTGCCAGCTCGGGGACCAGGACTCAGGAACCTGGCCCGGCTGCACCCACCTCTAAAGAGGCAGCCACATCCCTAGAGTCTTTTTTTCAAAAGGCTGCCAagaggcagagaatgagagagactTCCTTTGTACCTCCTAAGGTGGCCGTGGAGAAGTCATCATCCAAGCCTTCCCTTCTGTTCCAAACCAGCGGAAGCCCAGGAACTAAGTCTTTCTTCAAGCAGAAGAGTCTGCTGCTACAGCACACAGAGCTGAGCAATGCTGCAGCTCCATGCCCTCCACAGGCCAGCTCTGCAGTGCAACCAAGCCGTCTCCCCACAGACCGTGCAGACAGCCGTGCTTCTTGTGAAGAAGTGTGCAAGCCGGTATCCTCTAAAGCAGTttctacagaagtgaatgtggcTGGGAACAGTTCTTTAGCTTACAACTCGCAGGAGATGACCCAAAGGGCAGCTGAGGACCAAGTGCTGTGTGAGAAGTGTGACTCCCTGGTCCCAGTATGGGACATGCCAGAGCACCTGGACTACCATTTTGCACTGGAGTTGCAGAAGTCTTTTTTGCAGCCTTGTACTTCAAAACCCCAGGCTGTCCCCGTGTCTCCTCAGGGCAAAAGAAATCCCAAGAGTCCTTTGGCTTCCAGTAATAAACGCCTTAGGCCCCACGGCATGCAGACACTGGAATCATTTTTTAAGCCATTGACACATTAG
- the Polh gene encoding DNA polymerase eta, which translates to MAPGQDLVVALVDMDCFFVQVEQRQNPHLRNKPCAVVQYKSWKGGGIIAVSYEARAFGVTRNMWADDAKKLCPDLLLAQVRESRGKANLTKYREASVEVMEIMSHFAVIERASIDEAYIDLTNAVQERLEKLQGQPVSADLLPSTYIEGLPRGPAVEDTVEKEDIRKQGLLQWLGSLEKDDPTSPDLRLTVGAVIVEEMRAAIERKTGFQCSAGISHNKVLAKLACGLNKPNRQTLVSHGSVPQLFSQMPIRKIRSLGGKLGASVIDVLGVEYMGDLTQFTEAQLQSHFGEKNGSWLYAMCRGIEHEPVKPRQLPKTIGCSKNFPGKTALATREQVQWWLLQLALELEERLTKDRTDNGRVATQLVVSIRVEGDKRLSSLRRCCALTRYDAHKMSQDAFATIRNCNTSGVQTEWSPPLTMLFLCATKFSASAPPACTDITVFLSSDSGCQPKVPAASSGTRTQEPGPAAPTSKEAATSLESFFQKAAKRQRMRETSFVPPKVAVEKSSSKPSLLFQTSGSPGTKSFFKQKSLLLQHTELSNAAAPCPPQASSAVQPSRLPTDRADSRASCEEVCKPVSSKAVSTEVNVAGNSSLAYNSQEMTQRAAEDQVLCEKCDSLVPVWDMPEHLDYHFALELQKSFLQPCTSKPQAVPVSPQGKRNPKSPLASSNKRLRPHGMQTLESFFKPLTH; encoded by the exons ATGGCTCCAGGACAGGACCTCGTGGTTGCTCTTGTAGACATGGACTGTTTTTTCGTACAAGTGGAACAGCGGCAAAATCCTCATTTAAGGAATAAACCTTGTGCAGTTGTACAGTACAAATCATGGAAAGGTGGTGG AATTATTGCAGTGAGCTATGAGGCGCGTGCATTTGGCGTGACTAGAAACATGTGGgctgatgatgctaagaagttaTGTCCAGATCTTCTGCTGGCACAAGTTCGTGAGTCCCGTGGGAAAGCTAACCTCACCAA GTACCGGGAAGCTAGTGTTGAAGTGATGGAGATAATGTCTCACTTTGCTGTGATTGAACGTGCCAGCATCGATGAGGCTTATATAGATTTGACCAATGCTGTGCAGGAAAGACTTGAAAAGTTACAAGGTCAGCCTGTCTCAGCAGACTTGTTGCCAAGCACATACATTGAAGGGCTGCCCCGAGGCCCCGCGGTAGAGGACACTGTTGAGAAAG AGGATATTCGAAAACAAGGCTTACTTCAATGGCTTGGTTCTCTTGAGAAAGATGATCCCACCTCTCCAGACCTACGGCTGACGGTGGGTGCGGTGATTGTGGAAGAAATGAGAGCAGCCATAGAgaggaagactggctttcagtGCTCAGCCGGGATTTCACACAATAAG GTCCTGGCAAAACTTGCTTGTGGACTAAACAAGCCCAACCGCCAAACCCTGGTCTCACATGGGTCAGTGCCACAGCTCTTCAGCCAGATGCCAATCCGTAAAAT CCGAAGTCTTGGAGGAAAGCTTGGGGCTTCTGTCATTGACGTCCTTGGGGTAGAATACATGGGTGACCTGACCCAGTTCACTGAAGCCCAGCTCCAGAGTCATTTTGGAGAGAAGAATGG GTCTTGGCTGTATGCCATGTGCCGAGGCATTGAACACGAGCCAGTTAAACCCAGGCAGTTACCTAAAACTATTGGCTGTAGCAAGAACTTCCCAGGGAAAACAGCTCTGGCTACTCGGGAACAG GTACAGTGGTGGCTTCTGCAGTTAGCCCTGGAACTTGAGGAGAGACTAACCAAAGACCGGACTGAC AATGGCAGGGTGGCCACTCAGTTGGTCGTCAGTATTCGTGTTGAAGGAGACAAGCGTCTCAGCAGCCTGCGTCGGTGCTGTGCCCTCACTCGCTATGACGCTCACAAGATGAGCCAGGACGCATTTGCTACTATCAGGAACTGTAACACATCTGGAGTCCAGACTGAGTG GTCCCCTCCTCTCACAATGCTCTTCCTCTGTGCTACCAAGTTCTCTGCTTCCGCCCCTCCAGCCTGCACGGATATCACTGTATTCCTGAGCAGTGACTCCGGTTGTCAGCCAAAGGTGCCAGCTGCCAGCTCGGGGACCAGGACTCAGGAACCTGGCCCGGCTGCACCCACCTCTAAAGAGGCAGCCACATCCCTAGAGTCTTTTTTTCAAAAGGCTGCCAagaggcagagaatgagagagactTCCTTTGTACCTCCTAAGGTGGCCGTGGAGAAGTCATCATCCAAGCCTTCCCTTCTGTTCCAAACCAGCGGAAGCCCAGGAACTAAGTCTTTCTTCAAGCAGAAGAGTCTGCTGCTACAGCACACAGAGCTGAGCAATGCTGCAGCTCCATGCCCTCCACAGGCCAGCTCTGCAGTGCAACCAAGCCGTCTCCCCACAGACCGTGCAGACAGCCGTGCTTCTTGTGAAGAAGTGTGCAAGCCGGTATCCTCTAAAGCAGTttctacagaagtgaatgtggcTGGGAACAGTTCTTTAGCTTACAACTCGCAGGAGATGACCCAAAGGGCAGCTGAGGACCAAGTGCTGTGTGAGAAGTGTGACTCCCTGGTCCCAGTATGGGACATGCCAGAGCACCTGGACTACCATTTTGCACTGGAGTTGCAGAAGTCTTTTTTGCAGCCTTGTACTTCAAAACCCCAGGCTGTCCCCGTGTCTCCTCAGGGCAAAAGAAATCCCAAGAGTCCTTTGGCTTCCAGTAATAAACGCCTTAGGCCCCACGGCATGCAGACACTGGAATCATTTTTTAAGCCATTGACACATTAG